One window from the genome of Serinibacter salmoneus encodes:
- the pyk gene encoding pyruvate kinase, translating to MRRAKIVCTLGPATASTEKIQELVDAGMDVARINRSHGSSQEHAEVIERVRDAAERAGRAVAILVDLQGPKIRLERFVEGGHELAVGDTFTITVRDVPGTKEIVGTTYKGLPGDCTPGDVLLIDDGKVSVRVTEVTETDVVTTVEVPGPVSNNKGINLPGVAVSVPAMSEKDVSDLRWALGLKADFIALSFVRSAKDYDDVAAIMAEEGYKAPVIAKVEKPQAVENLAEIVDAFDGIMVARGDLGVELPLERVPLVQKEAIALARRNAKPVIVATQVLESMIHSPRPTRAETSDCANAVLDGADAVMLSGETSVGDFPIECVRTMAKIIEATEKHGMERIASFAWTPHTRGGVITAAANEIGKTLAAKYLVTFTQSGDSARRMSRLRSELPLIAFTPDPRTRRRLALSWGVQSIVTPTVPHTDAMVAEVDRSLQGRDLAVPGDRVVVVSGAPVGRAGTTNLVQVHTIGDDTDRHQPTPAPAG from the coding sequence ATGCGTAGAGCAAAGATTGTCTGCACCCTCGGTCCGGCGACCGCGTCCACCGAGAAGATCCAGGAGCTGGTCGACGCCGGCATGGATGTCGCCCGCATCAACCGCAGCCACGGTTCCTCCCAGGAGCACGCCGAGGTGATCGAGCGGGTCCGGGACGCCGCCGAGCGCGCCGGCCGCGCCGTCGCGATCCTCGTGGACCTGCAGGGCCCGAAGATCCGCCTGGAGCGGTTCGTCGAGGGCGGTCACGAGCTCGCTGTGGGTGACACCTTCACCATCACGGTCCGCGACGTGCCCGGCACCAAGGAGATCGTCGGCACCACCTACAAGGGACTTCCGGGTGACTGCACACCCGGGGACGTCCTCCTGATCGACGACGGGAAGGTCTCGGTGCGTGTCACCGAGGTCACCGAGACCGACGTGGTGACCACGGTCGAGGTCCCCGGCCCGGTCTCGAACAACAAGGGCATCAACCTGCCGGGCGTCGCGGTCTCCGTGCCGGCGATGAGCGAGAAGGACGTCTCGGACCTGCGCTGGGCGCTCGGCCTCAAGGCGGACTTCATCGCGCTGTCCTTCGTGCGTTCGGCGAAGGACTACGACGACGTCGCCGCGATCATGGCCGAGGAGGGCTACAAGGCCCCCGTGATCGCCAAGGTCGAGAAGCCGCAGGCCGTGGAGAACCTCGCCGAGATCGTCGATGCGTTCGACGGCATCATGGTCGCCCGCGGCGACCTGGGCGTGGAGTTGCCGCTCGAGCGGGTGCCGCTCGTGCAGAAGGAGGCCATCGCGCTGGCGCGCCGCAACGCCAAGCCGGTGATCGTGGCCACCCAGGTGCTGGAGTCCATGATCCACTCCCCGCGCCCCACGCGCGCGGAGACCTCCGACTGCGCCAATGCGGTGCTCGACGGCGCGGATGCGGTCATGCTCTCCGGCGAGACCTCCGTGGGCGACTTCCCGATCGAGTGCGTGCGCACGATGGCGAAGATCATCGAGGCCACCGAGAAGCACGGCATGGAGCGCATCGCCTCCTTCGCATGGACGCCGCACACCCGCGGTGGCGTCATCACGGCGGCGGCGAACGAGATCGGCAAGACCCTCGCCGCCAAGTACCTCGTGACCTTCACCCAGTCGGGTGACTCGGCTCGCCGGATGTCGCGCCTGCGCTCCGAGCTCCCGCTGATCGCCTTCACACCCGACCCGCGCACGCGCCGTCGTCTCGCCCTCAGTTGGGGCGTGCAGAGCATCGTGACGCCCACCGTGCCGCACACCGACGCGATGGTGGCCGAGGTCGACCGGTCCCTGCAGGGCCGCGACCTCGCCGTCCCGGGCGACCGCGTCGTGGTGGTCTCCGGTGCACCTGTCGGCCGCGCCGGCACCACGAACCTCGTGCAGGTGCACACGATCGGTGACGACACCGATCGTCACCAGCCGACCCCGGCGCCCGCGGGCTGA
- a CDS encoding glutamate synthase subunit beta: protein MADPRGFLKTRERELPTSRPVPIRLADWKEVYEKREADSPYLTRQAGRCMDCGIPFCHSGCPLGNLIPEWNDLVWRDQWHEASERLHATNNFPEFTGRICPAPCESSCVLGINQPAVTIKNIEVSIIDEAFDRGYVQPVIPERLTSSTIAVVGSGPAGLAAAQQLTRAGHTVVVYEKDDAVGGLLRYGVPDFKLEKRHIDRRIAQMEAEGTRFRTGVRIGEDMTWDELRTRFDAVIVATGASVARPLRVEGADLDGVVEAMTYLHQANEVVAGREVPDQIHAEGKHVIIIGGGDTGSDCLGTALRQGAASVTTLAIGYQPPLDRPEDQPWPTTPKVLEISSSHEEGGSREFLASTVHLHGQHGAVRSISVAETEYLADGRRVPKPGTERDLPADLVLIAMGFSGPETTTLTSQLGLEVGKRGSLAREESYATAVPGVYVAGDAGRGQSLIVWAIAEGRAAAAEVDRYLTGATDLPVPVRPADQGFTV from the coding sequence GTGGCTGATCCCCGTGGATTCCTCAAGACCCGGGAGCGCGAGCTCCCCACCTCCCGACCGGTCCCGATCCGGCTCGCGGACTGGAAGGAGGTCTACGAGAAGCGCGAGGCCGACAGTCCGTACCTGACCCGGCAGGCGGGTCGATGCATGGACTGCGGCATCCCGTTCTGCCACTCCGGGTGCCCCCTGGGGAACCTGATCCCGGAGTGGAACGACCTGGTGTGGCGAGATCAGTGGCACGAGGCCAGCGAACGGCTGCACGCCACCAACAACTTCCCCGAGTTCACCGGACGGATCTGCCCCGCCCCGTGTGAGAGCAGTTGCGTCCTCGGCATCAACCAGCCGGCGGTGACCATCAAGAACATCGAGGTCTCGATCATCGACGAGGCCTTCGATCGCGGTTACGTGCAGCCGGTGATCCCCGAGCGCCTGACGAGTTCGACGATCGCGGTGGTGGGATCCGGCCCCGCCGGGCTCGCCGCGGCCCAGCAACTCACCCGCGCCGGTCACACCGTGGTGGTGTATGAGAAGGACGACGCCGTCGGTGGCCTGCTGCGCTACGGGGTGCCGGACTTCAAACTCGAGAAGCGGCACATCGATCGACGCATCGCGCAGATGGAGGCGGAGGGCACCCGCTTCCGCACCGGCGTGCGGATCGGCGAGGACATGACCTGGGACGAACTGCGCACCCGGTTCGACGCCGTCATCGTCGCGACCGGGGCCTCCGTGGCGCGCCCGCTGCGGGTGGAGGGTGCCGACCTCGACGGGGTCGTGGAGGCCATGACCTACCTGCACCAGGCGAACGAGGTGGTTGCCGGTCGCGAGGTCCCCGACCAGATCCACGCCGAGGGCAAGCACGTCATCATCATCGGTGGTGGCGACACCGGCTCGGACTGCCTCGGCACGGCTCTGCGGCAGGGCGCGGCCTCCGTGACCACGCTCGCGATCGGGTACCAACCCCCGCTGGACCGTCCCGAGGACCAGCCGTGGCCCACCACGCCGAAGGTGCTGGAGATCTCCAGTTCCCACGAGGAGGGCGGGTCGCGGGAGTTCCTCGCCTCCACCGTGCACCTGCACGGTCAGCACGGCGCGGTGCGATCGATCTCGGTCGCCGAGACGGAGTACCTCGCGGACGGCCGCCGCGTGCCCAAGCCGGGGACGGAACGCGACCTGCCGGCGGATCTGGTCCTGATCGCGATGGGATTCTCCGGCCCGGAGACCACGACCCTGACCTCCCAGCTCGGTCTCGAGGTGGGCAAGCGGGGTTCGCTGGCGCGCGAGGAGAGTTACGCGACTGCGGTGCCCGGCGTCTACGTCGCGGGTGATGCCGGGCGCGGCCAGTCCCTCATCGTGTGGGCGATCGCGGAGGGCCGCGCCGCGGCCGCCGAGGTCGACCGCTACCTCACGGGTGCGACCGACCTGCCGGTGCCGGTCCGCCCTGCCGACCAGGGTTTCACGGTCTGA
- the gltB gene encoding glutamate synthase large subunit, whose product MSSTTQWSHEVSAPLRAPEATGLYDPSAEHDACGVAFVATMRGTPGRDIVDAGLTALLNLDHRGAVGAEEDTGDGAGILTQIPDAFLRDVIDAELPPVGRYAIGMAFLPAQEDARARAIEEIGAIVDSEGLAVLAWREVPVVAELVGPSARATMPHFRQLVIADPDAALAGMDLERRTYRVRKRVERELSVYFASLSSRTLSYKGMLTTAQLEPFFPDLSDPRYASELALVHSRFSTNTFPSWPLAQPFRMIAHNGEINTVKGNRNWMAAREGMLRSTALGELEPLMPVVTPATSDSQSFDEVVELLHLGGRSLPHSVLMMIPEAWENHATMDPDLRAFYEYHSTLMEPWDGPACLTFTDGTVIGAVLDRNGLRPGRYWVTEDGLVVLASEAGVLELDPATVVSKGRLEPGQMFLVDTGAGRIVPNHEIKASLAAQRPYAAWLAEHRVSLDQLPPREHVRHTAASVLRRQRTFGYTQEELRVLLSPMASSGAEPLGAMGSDTPIAVLSQRPRLLFDYFTQMFAQVTNPPLDAIREELVTSIGGAIGPEPNLLEDTPLHARKLVLPFPVLNNDQLAKVVKVDRDPELIGKFRSVVVRGTYRVAGGAQALAERLEEICRQVDRAVANGASFLVLSDRDSDADMAPIPSLLLLSAVHHHTIRNHTRTQISLVVEAGDVREVHHVALLIGYGAAAVNPYLAMESVEELARTGYVSVSPEQAVANLIKALGKGVLKVMSKMGISTISSYRGAQVFEAVGLAPDLVAKYFTGTTSRVGGVGLEVLAREVAERHADAYPASGNPAPHEQLEVGGEYQWRRDGEEHLFDPETVFRLQHATRTRRYDIFRSYTSRVNDTSARLMTLRGLLRFASDRPSIPIEEVESVADIVSRFNTGAMSYGSISQEAHETLAIAMNRLGARSNTGEGGENPERLHDPERRSKVKQIASGRFGVTAEYLTNADDLQIKLAQGAKPGEGGQLPGHKVYPWVARTRHSTPGVGLISPPPHHDIYSIEDLAQLIHDLKNANPAARVHVKLVSEFGVGTVATGVSKAHADVVLISGHDGGTGASPLTSLKHAGTPWEIGLAETQQTLVLNNLRDRITVQVDGQLKTGRDVVIAALMGAEEYGFATAPMVVSGCIMMRVCHLDTCPVGVATQNPELRARFTGKPEFVETFFEYIAEEVRELLAELGFRSLEEAIGQVQVLDASDAVEHWKAKGIDLANVLARPEPVAGSGLTKVREQDHGLDKALDRQLIAQAEPALERGERVEISLPVRNVNRTVGTMLGHEVARRYGDTGLAPDTIQVTLTGSAGQSFAAFVPQGITLRLWGDANDYVGKGLSGGRVVVRPDEVASFEAGSNVIAGNVVGYGATAGEVYLSGLAGERFGVRNSGATLVVEGTGDHALEYMTGGTVMILGRTGRNVGAGMSGGTAYVLDLDEDLMNIAAMSTGELQLSALDAADREVVTALLRTHAAETGSPTAHALLADLPAALARFTRILPTDYARMRDVLEQAQTEGRDPSAPGVWEELLEAARG is encoded by the coding sequence ATGAGCAGTACGACGCAGTGGTCGCATGAGGTCAGCGCTCCGCTCCGCGCGCCGGAGGCGACGGGGCTCTACGACCCGAGCGCCGAGCACGACGCCTGCGGTGTCGCCTTCGTGGCCACCATGCGCGGCACCCCAGGTCGCGACATCGTGGACGCCGGGCTGACCGCCCTGCTCAATCTCGATCACCGTGGCGCCGTGGGAGCGGAGGAGGACACCGGGGACGGCGCGGGAATCCTGACGCAGATCCCCGACGCCTTCCTACGCGATGTGATCGACGCGGAACTGCCGCCCGTGGGTCGCTACGCGATCGGGATGGCGTTCCTGCCCGCGCAGGAGGACGCTCGTGCGCGGGCGATCGAGGAGATCGGCGCGATCGTGGACTCCGAAGGTCTCGCGGTCCTGGCGTGGCGTGAGGTCCCGGTGGTCGCCGAGCTCGTCGGTCCGAGTGCTCGCGCCACGATGCCGCACTTCCGTCAGCTCGTGATCGCCGACCCGGACGCCGCACTGGCCGGGATGGACCTGGAACGGCGCACCTACCGGGTGCGTAAGCGCGTGGAGCGCGAACTCTCGGTGTACTTCGCCTCGCTCTCCTCTCGCACCCTGTCCTACAAGGGCATGCTGACGACGGCGCAGCTGGAGCCGTTCTTCCCGGACCTGTCCGACCCCCGCTACGCCAGCGAGCTCGCCCTGGTGCACTCGCGGTTCTCCACCAACACCTTCCCCTCCTGGCCGCTCGCGCAGCCGTTCCGGATGATCGCGCACAACGGCGAGATCAACACGGTGAAGGGCAACCGGAACTGGATGGCGGCCCGGGAGGGCATGCTGCGCAGCACCGCGCTGGGGGAGCTGGAGCCCCTGATGCCGGTCGTCACCCCAGCCACCAGCGACAGCCAGTCCTTCGACGAGGTCGTGGAGTTGCTGCACCTGGGCGGGCGGTCGCTGCCGCACTCGGTGCTGATGATGATCCCCGAGGCGTGGGAGAACCACGCCACCATGGATCCCGATCTGCGGGCCTTCTACGAGTACCACTCCACCCTCATGGAGCCGTGGGACGGTCCGGCGTGCCTCACCTTCACCGACGGTACGGTGATCGGTGCCGTGCTAGACCGCAACGGGTTGCGCCCCGGTCGGTACTGGGTCACCGAGGACGGCCTCGTGGTGCTCGCCTCCGAGGCGGGTGTCCTGGAGCTCGACCCCGCGACCGTGGTCAGCAAGGGCCGGCTCGAGCCGGGCCAGATGTTCCTCGTGGACACCGGCGCCGGTCGGATCGTGCCCAACCACGAGATCAAGGCCTCGCTCGCGGCCCAGCGCCCGTACGCCGCGTGGCTCGCCGAGCACCGGGTCTCCCTGGACCAACTCCCGCCGCGCGAGCACGTGCGCCACACCGCCGCCTCCGTGCTGCGCCGGCAGCGCACCTTCGGGTACACCCAGGAGGAGTTGCGGGTGCTGCTCAGCCCGATGGCCTCCAGCGGCGCCGAGCCTCTGGGCGCGATGGGCAGCGATACCCCGATCGCGGTGCTCTCCCAGCGCCCGCGGCTGCTGTTCGACTACTTCACGCAGATGTTCGCGCAGGTGACCAATCCGCCGCTGGACGCGATCCGCGAGGAGTTGGTCACCTCGATCGGTGGCGCGATCGGGCCCGAGCCGAACCTGCTCGAGGACACGCCGCTGCACGCCCGCAAGCTGGTGCTGCCCTTCCCGGTGCTGAACAACGACCAGCTCGCCAAGGTGGTGAAGGTGGACCGCGACCCGGAACTGATCGGGAAGTTCCGCAGTGTCGTGGTCCGTGGTACCTACCGGGTGGCCGGGGGAGCGCAGGCCCTGGCCGAGCGGTTGGAGGAGATCTGCCGGCAGGTGGACCGCGCGGTCGCGAACGGCGCGAGTTTCCTGGTGCTCTCGGATCGCGACTCCGATGCCGACATGGCGCCGATCCCCTCGCTGCTGCTGCTCTCGGCGGTGCACCACCACACCATCCGCAACCACACCCGCACCCAGATCTCCCTGGTGGTCGAGGCGGGTGACGTGCGTGAGGTGCACCACGTGGCGCTCCTGATCGGGTACGGAGCGGCTGCCGTCAACCCCTACCTCGCGATGGAGTCCGTCGAGGAGCTCGCCCGCACGGGGTACGTCTCGGTCAGCCCTGAGCAGGCGGTGGCGAACCTCATCAAGGCCCTCGGCAAGGGCGTGCTGAAGGTCATGAGCAAGATGGGGATCTCCACGATCTCCTCCTACCGCGGCGCGCAGGTGTTCGAGGCGGTGGGCCTGGCCCCGGACCTCGTGGCGAAGTACTTCACGGGGACCACCTCACGCGTGGGTGGCGTGGGCCTGGAGGTGCTCGCGAGGGAGGTCGCCGAGCGGCATGCCGACGCCTACCCGGCCAGCGGCAACCCCGCTCCGCACGAGCAGCTCGAGGTGGGCGGTGAGTACCAGTGGCGGCGCGACGGCGAGGAGCACCTGTTCGACCCGGAGACCGTCTTCCGTCTGCAGCACGCCACGCGTACCCGCCGGTACGACATCTTCCGCTCCTACACCTCCCGGGTGAACGACACCTCCGCGCGGCTCATGACCCTGCGTGGTCTGCTGCGATTCGCCTCGGACCGCCCGAGCATCCCGATCGAGGAGGTGGAGTCGGTCGCGGACATCGTGAGCCGGTTCAACACCGGGGCGATGAGCTACGGCTCCATCTCCCAGGAGGCGCACGAGACGCTGGCGATCGCCATGAACCGGCTCGGTGCCCGTTCCAACACCGGCGAGGGCGGCGAGAACCCGGAGCGCCTGCACGATCCGGAGCGTCGCAGCAAGGTGAAGCAGATCGCCTCGGGCCGCTTCGGGGTGACCGCGGAGTACCTGACCAACGCGGACGACCTGCAGATCAAGCTCGCCCAGGGCGCCAAGCCCGGTGAGGGCGGGCAGCTCCCGGGGCACAAGGTCTACCCGTGGGTGGCACGGACCCGGCACTCCACGCCGGGGGTGGGCCTGATCTCGCCGCCGCCGCACCACGACATCTACTCCATCGAGGACCTCGCGCAGCTGATCCACGATCTGAAGAACGCCAACCCGGCGGCGCGGGTCCATGTGAAGCTCGTGAGCGAGTTCGGGGTCGGGACCGTGGCCACCGGCGTGTCCAAGGCCCACGCCGATGTCGTGCTCATCTCGGGGCACGACGGCGGCACCGGGGCCAGCCCGCTGACCTCGCTGAAGCATGCCGGCACCCCGTGGGAGATCGGCCTCGCCGAGACGCAGCAGACCCTGGTGCTGAACAACCTCCGCGACCGCATCACGGTGCAGGTGGACGGGCAGCTCAAGACCGGGCGCGATGTCGTCATCGCCGCGCTCATGGGCGCCGAGGAGTACGGTTTCGCGACGGCGCCGATGGTGGTCTCCGGCTGCATCATGATGCGGGTGTGCCACCTGGACACCTGCCCGGTGGGCGTGGCCACGCAGAACCCCGAGCTGCGGGCGCGGTTCACCGGTAAGCCGGAGTTCGTGGAGACGTTCTTCGAGTACATCGCCGAGGAGGTGCGCGAACTGCTCGCCGAGCTCGGGTTCCGCAGCCTGGAGGAGGCGATCGGCCAGGTCCAGGTGCTGGATGCGAGCGACGCGGTGGAGCACTGGAAGGCGAAGGGGATCGACCTCGCGAACGTGCTCGCTCGTCCCGAGCCGGTTGCGGGTTCCGGCCTCACCAAGGTGCGTGAGCAGGACCACGGGCTGGACAAGGCGCTGGACCGTCAGCTCATCGCGCAGGCGGAGCCGGCGCTCGAGCGGGGTGAACGCGTGGAGATCTCCCTGCCCGTGCGCAACGTCAACCGCACGGTCGGCACCATGCTCGGGCACGAGGTCGCGCGCCGCTACGGTGACACCGGCCTCGCACCGGACACGATCCAGGTCACGCTCACCGGCTCCGCAGGCCAGTCCTTCGCGGCCTTCGTGCCGCAGGGCATCACGCTGCGGCTGTGGGGCGATGCGAACGACTACGTCGGCAAGGGCCTGTCCGGTGGTCGGGTGGTGGTCCGCCCGGACGAGGTCGCCAGCTTCGAGGCTGGGTCCAACGTGATCGCCGGCAACGTCGTCGGCTACGGCGCCACGGCCGGGGAGGTCTACCTCTCGGGCCTGGCAGGGGAGCGCTTCGGGGTGCGTAACTCCGGCGCCACCCTGGTCGTGGAGGGCACCGGCGACCACGCCCTGGAGTACATGACCGGTGGCACCGTGATGATCCTCGGCCGCACCGGCCGGAACGTCGGGGCCGGGATGTCCGGCGGCACCGCCTATGTGCTGGACCTCGACGAGGACCTGATGAACATCGCGGCGATGTCCACCGGGGAGTTGCAGTTGTCCGCGTTGGACGCCGCCGACCGTGAGGTGGTCACGGCGCTGCTGCGCACGCACGCCGCCGAGACCGGCTCACCGACCGCGCACGCACTGTTGGCCGACCTTCCGGCAGCGCTGGCGCGTTTCACCCGCATCCTGCCCACCGACTACGCCCGCATGCGCGATGTCCTGGAACAAGCGCAGACCGAAGGCCGTGATCCCTCCGCCCCCGGCGTGTGGGAAGAACTCCTGGAGGCCGCTCGTGGCTGA